A DNA window from Callospermophilus lateralis isolate mCalLat2 chromosome X, mCalLat2.hap1, whole genome shotgun sequence contains the following coding sequences:
- the Mid1ip1 gene encoding mid1-interacting protein 1 — protein MMQICDTYNQKHSLFNAMNRFIGAVNNMDQTVMVPSLLRDVPLAEPGLDNDVGVEVGGSGSCLEERTTPTPSPGSANGSFFAPSRDMYSHYVLLKSIRNDIEWGVLHQPPPSQSGSEESTAWKSKDILVDLSHLESADAGEEDLEQQFHYHLRGLHTVLSKLTRKANILTNRYKQEIGFGNWGH, from the coding sequence ATGATGCAAATCTGCGACACCTATAACCAGAAGCACTCGCTCTTCAACGCCATGAACCGCTTCATCGGTGCCGTGAACAACATGGACCAGACGGTGATGGTGCCCAGCCTGCTGCGCGACGTGCCCCTGGCGGAGCCCGGGCTAGACAACGACGTCGGTGTGGAGGTAGGCGGCAGTGGCAGCTGCCTGGAGGAGCGCACGACCCCGACCCCCAGCCCGGGCAGCGCCAACGGCAGCTTTTTCGCGCCCTCCCGGGACATGTACAGCCACTATGTGCTGCTCAAGTCCATCCGCAACGACATCGAGTGGGGAGTCCTGCACCAGCCGCCGCCCTCTCAGTCAGGGAGCGAGGAGAGTACCGCCTGGAAGTCCAAGGACATCCTGGTGGACCTGAGCCACTTGGAGAGCGCGGACGCCGGTGAGGAAGACCTGGAGCAGCAGTTCCACTACCACCTGCGCGGTCTGCACACTGTTCTTTCCAAACTCACCCGCAAAGccaacatcctcaccaatagATATAAGCAGGAAATCGGCTTCGGCAATTGGGGCCACTGA